A genomic region of Xanthomonas fragariae contains the following coding sequences:
- a CDS encoding DUF2127 domain-containing protein: MIALLEAVKGTLALLAATGLEILGPLPLQNAVSTMIRRFNLDPEHGALPSLLKTISPDAVHLAAAAMLAYGLLHIVEAWGLWRAKAWASVLGCLSAAIYLPFDIYAIVRHPGWTAWGVLAINLFVVGVLARDLFRRR; the protein is encoded by the coding sequence GTGATCGCCTTGCTAGAGGCGGTCAAGGGGACGCTTGCGCTGCTGGCGGCAACGGGCCTGGAAATTCTGGGCCCGCTCCCGCTGCAAAACGCGGTCAGCACTATGATCCGCCGTTTCAATCTGGATCCCGAGCACGGCGCACTGCCGTCGTTGCTCAAGACCATCAGCCCCGATGCGGTGCATCTGGCTGCTGCCGCGATGCTGGCTTACGGCCTGCTGCATATCGTGGAAGCCTGGGGCCTGTGGCGTGCCAAGGCATGGGCTTCGGTATTGGGCTGCCTGTCAGCGGCCATTTATTTACCCTTCGATATCTACGCCATCGTCCGCCATCCCGGCTGGACCGCCTGGGGCGTGCTGGCGATCAATCTGTTTGTGGTCGGCGTGCTTGCGCGCGATCTGTTCCGACGTCGCTGA
- the typA gene encoding translational GTPase TypA: protein MSIEKLRNIAIVAHVDHGKTTLVDCLLKQSGTLSERTVLAERVMDSNDQEKERGITILAKNTAITWNGNRINIVDTPGHADFGGEVERVLSMVDSVLILVDAMDGPMPQTRFVTQKAFAMGFKPIVVVNKVDRPGARPDWVIDQVFDLFDKLGATDEQLDFPIVYTSALNGYASLDSDVRDGDMTPLYEAIMQHVSAPDVDPDGPFQMRISQLDYSNFVGVIGIGRIQRGVLKKNMPVSVIDREGKKRQGKVLQVLGFLGLERIEQDTAEAGDIVAISGVAELTISDTVCALDAPEGLPPLTVDEPTISMTFQVNNSPFAGNKDLSGGKFLTSRQLRDRLDREKVHNVALKVEEGSDADKFLVSGRGELHLSVLIENMRREGYELAVSRPEVIVKEIDGKQMEPIEQLVVDIEEQHQGGVMEKLGTRKGQLKNMEPDGKGRVRLDYMIPARGLIGFQNEFRTLTQGSGLLFHVFDHYGPKEQGAIAKRQNGVMIANAPGATPAYALGPLEERGRLFAAEGDNVYEGQLIGIHSKDNDLTVNAIKTKPLTNMRASGKDDAIKLTPAIKYTLEQALDFIEDDELVEVTPKEIRLRKKFLTESDRKRAGRSG from the coding sequence AAGGAACGTGGCATCACGATCCTGGCCAAGAACACAGCCATCACCTGGAACGGCAATCGCATCAACATCGTCGATACCCCCGGACACGCCGACTTCGGTGGCGAAGTCGAGCGCGTGCTGTCGATGGTGGACTCGGTACTGATCCTGGTCGATGCGATGGACGGCCCGATGCCGCAGACACGCTTCGTAACCCAGAAGGCCTTCGCGATGGGCTTCAAGCCGATCGTGGTGGTCAACAAGGTCGACCGTCCCGGCGCACGCCCGGACTGGGTGATCGACCAGGTGTTCGACCTGTTCGACAAGCTCGGCGCAACCGACGAGCAGCTGGATTTCCCGATCGTCTACACCTCCGCATTGAACGGCTACGCCAGCCTGGATTCGGACGTGCGCGACGGCGACATGACCCCGCTGTACGAAGCGATCATGCAGCACGTGTCAGCACCTGACGTGGATCCGGACGGCCCGTTCCAGATGCGCATCAGCCAGTTGGACTACAGCAACTTCGTCGGCGTGATCGGCATCGGCCGCATCCAGCGTGGCGTGTTGAAAAAGAACATGCCGGTCAGCGTGATCGACCGCGAAGGCAAGAAGCGTCAGGGCAAGGTACTGCAAGTGCTGGGTTTCCTCGGACTTGAGCGCATCGAGCAGGACACCGCCGAGGCCGGCGACATCGTCGCCATTTCCGGCGTGGCCGAGCTGACCATCTCCGACACCGTGTGCGCGCTTGACGCCCCGGAAGGTCTGCCGCCGTTGACCGTCGATGAGCCGACCATCTCGATGACCTTCCAGGTCAACAACTCGCCGTTCGCCGGCAACAAAGACCTGTCCGGCGGCAAGTTCCTGACCAGCCGCCAGCTGCGCGACCGTCTGGACCGCGAGAAGGTGCACAACGTGGCACTGAAGGTCGAGGAAGGCTCCGACGCCGACAAGTTCTTGGTCTCCGGCCGTGGCGAACTGCATCTGTCGGTGCTGATCGAAAACATGCGTCGTGAAGGCTATGAGCTGGCCGTGTCGCGTCCGGAAGTGATCGTCAAGGAGATCGACGGCAAGCAAATGGAGCCAATCGAACAGCTCGTTGTGGACATCGAAGAACAGCACCAGGGTGGCGTGATGGAAAAGCTGGGCACCCGCAAAGGCCAGCTGAAGAATATGGAGCCGGACGGCAAGGGCCGCGTGCGTCTGGATTACATGATCCCGGCACGCGGTCTGATCGGCTTCCAGAACGAGTTCCGCACCCTGACGCAGGGCTCGGGCCTGCTGTTCCACGTGTTTGACCATTACGGCCCGAAGGAACAGGGCGCGATCGCCAAGCGCCAGAATGGCGTGATGATTGCCAACGCACCGGGCGCAACGCCGGCCTATGCGCTGGGGCCGCTGGAAGAGCGTGGCCGTCTGTTCGCTGCCGAAGGCGATAACGTGTACGAAGGTCAGCTGATCGGCATCCACTCCAAGGACAACGATCTGACCGTCAACGCCATCAAGACCAAGCCGCTGACCAACATGCGCGCGTCGGGCAAGGACGATGCGATCAAGCTGACTCCGGCGATCAAGTACACGCTGGAACAGGCACTGGACTTCATCGAAGACGACGAGCTGGTTGAAGTCACCCCGAAGGAAATCCGCCTACGCAAGAAGTTCCTGACCGAAAGCGACCGTAAGCGCGCTGGCCGTTCGGGCTGA
- a CDS encoding DUF4156 domain-containing protein translates to MRVLMLSVLFATTTAACTWVPIEQSGKSVQVLPAGPAPAGCQQQGEVVVTVKSKVGFYNRNPLRVQEELETLARNEAPGANANAVQAQGDPADGSQRFNAFRCPPR, encoded by the coding sequence ATGCGCGTGCTGATGCTGTCTGTTCTGTTTGCCACCACCACCGCGGCCTGCACCTGGGTGCCGATCGAACAAAGTGGCAAAAGTGTGCAGGTCCTGCCCGCAGGCCCTGCGCCAGCTGGATGTCAGCAGCAGGGCGAGGTGGTGGTGACGGTCAAGAGCAAGGTTGGTTTCTACAACCGCAACCCGCTGCGCGTGCAGGAAGAACTGGAAACGCTGGCACGTAACGAGGCGCCGGGTGCCAATGCCAATGCGGTGCAAGCGCAGGGTGACCCGGCCGACGGTAGCCAGCGTTTCAACGCGTTCCGCTGCCCGCCGCGCTGA
- a CDS encoding mechanosensitive ion channel family protein, translated as MTANWNVIGEYAIPLVAALLAGIVTWSLMLWLFRRMQGRDYRRARIIRVITLPAAVILPLLFLLIAAEATPLEGKGLTALQNLLHVGIVGCITWLLVRAVAAGEAAILRSNPIEVSDNLTARRIQTQTRVLSRVVMGAVILLGISVVLLGFEQVRQIGKTLLASAGIIGLVAGIAAKPVFGNLIAGLQIALTQPIRLDDVVIVEGEWGRIEEIGSSYVVVRIWDERRMVVPLTWFIEHPFQNWTRSSADLLGTAFLWLDYRTPIAAVRVELERICQSEPLWDGRVCVTQVTETSESTIQLRLLVSARNSGDAFDLRCIVRERMIDFLTREHAYALPRIRAEIAAQEKPPSRVAEPIAQESVRSPGAEDGEPMATN; from the coding sequence TTGACTGCCAATTGGAACGTCATCGGCGAATATGCAATCCCGCTCGTTGCCGCGCTGCTGGCGGGCATCGTGACCTGGTCGCTGATGCTGTGGCTGTTTCGCCGCATGCAGGGTCGCGACTACCGCCGTGCGCGCATCATTCGCGTGATTACGCTGCCGGCGGCAGTCATTCTGCCGTTGTTGTTTTTGCTTATTGCGGCCGAAGCAACGCCGCTGGAGGGCAAGGGGCTCACGGCACTGCAGAACCTGCTGCATGTGGGAATCGTCGGCTGCATTACCTGGTTATTGGTACGAGCGGTGGCGGCGGGCGAGGCGGCGATCCTGCGCAGCAATCCGATCGAAGTCTCCGATAACCTCACCGCACGGCGTATCCAGACCCAGACGCGGGTGTTGAGCCGCGTAGTGATGGGCGCGGTGATCCTGCTCGGCATCTCGGTCGTGTTACTGGGTTTTGAACAGGTACGCCAGATCGGCAAGACGTTGCTTGCCTCGGCCGGCATCATCGGGCTGGTGGCCGGTATCGCGGCCAAGCCGGTGTTCGGCAATCTGATTGCTGGGCTGCAGATCGCGTTGACCCAGCCGATCCGGCTGGACGATGTGGTGATCGTGGAGGGCGAGTGGGGCCGTATCGAAGAGATCGGCAGCTCGTATGTGGTGGTGCGGATCTGGGACGAGCGGCGCATGGTGGTGCCGCTGACCTGGTTTATCGAGCATCCGTTCCAGAATTGGACGCGCAGTAGCGCCGATCTGCTCGGCACCGCATTTCTGTGGCTGGACTACCGCACGCCGATCGCGGCAGTACGCGTGGAACTGGAGCGCATCTGCCAGAGCGAACCGCTATGGGATGGGCGCGTGTGCGTGACCCAGGTGACCGAGACCAGCGAGAGCACGATCCAGCTGCGCCTGCTGGTGAGTGCGCGCAATTCCGGCGATGCGTTCGATCTGCGCTGCATCGTGCGCGAGCGCATGATCGACTTCCTGACCCGCGAGCATGCCTACGCGCTGCCGAGGATCCGCGCCGAAATCGCCGCACAGGAAAAGCCGCCGTCGCGCGTCGCCGAGCCGATCGCCCAGGAGAGCGTGCGCTCGCCCGGGGCCGAAGACGGCGAGCCTATGGCGACGAATTAA
- a CDS encoding IS3 family transposase (programmed frameshift) produces MSSKRYTDEFKIEAVRQVTNRGFKVAEVAERLGLTTHSLYAWLRKFGKPGVVQRAEVDQSAEVRRLKAELRRVTEERDIPKKGRRVLCQGVRAKYAFMQAHCGEFRVCAMCRVLRVNRSGYYAWLCSPNSERAKEDGRLLGLIKHHWLASGSVYGHRKITRDLRDLGERCSRHRVHRLMRTEGLRAQVGYGRKPRFHGGMQCKAAANLLDRQFDVTEPDTAWASDFTFIRTHEGWMYLAVVIDLFSRQVVGWAMRDRADTELVVQALLSAVWRRKPNAGCLVHSDQGSVYTSDDWRSFLASHGVVCSMSRRGNCHDNAPVESFFGLLKRERIRRRTYSTKDAARAEVFDYIEMFYNPNRRHGSTGDLSPVEFERRYAQRGS; encoded by the exons ATGAGCAGCAAGCGGTATACGGATGAATTCAAGATCGAGGCGGTCCGGCAAGTGACCAATCGTGGTTTCAAGGTGGCAGAAGTCGCGGAGCGACTGGGTCTCACCACGCACAGCCTCTACGCCTGGCTGCGCAAGTTCGGCAAGCCTGGCGTGGTGCAGCGCGCCGAGGTGGACCAGAGCGCCGAGGTTCGGCGGCTGAAGGCAGAGTTGCGTCGAGTGACCGAGGAGCGCGACATCC CTAAAAAAGGCCGCCGCGTACTTTGCCAAGGGGTAAGGGCAAAGTACGCCTTCATGCAAGCCCACTGTGGGGAATTCAGGGTGTGTGCGATGTGCCGGGTATTGCGGGTCAACCGGTCGGGCTATTACGCCTGGTTGTGCTCGCCCAACAGTGAGCGCGCCAAGGAAGATGGGCGCTTGCTTGGACTGATCAAGCACCACTGGCTGGCCAGCGGCAGTGTCTATGGGCATCGCAAGATCACCAGGGATCTGCGCGATCTGGGTGAGCGTTGCAGTCGCCATCGGGTGCATCGGCTGATGCGCACCGAGGGACTGCGTGCCCAGGTGGGCTATGGTCGCAAACCGCGCTTCCATGGAGGAATGCAGTGCAAGGCGGCGGCCAACCTGCTTGACCGACAGTTCGACGTGACTGAGCCGGACACAGCCTGGGCGAGCGATTTCACCTTCATCCGCACGCATGAAGGCTGGATGTACCTGGCTGTTGTGATCGATCTGTTTTCCCGGCAGGTCGTCGGCTGGGCGATGCGCGATCGGGCCGACACCGAGTTGGTCGTGCAGGCCTTGTTGTCTGCGGTGTGGCGGCGCAAACCCAACGCTGGTTGCTTGGTTCATTCGGACCAAGGGTCTGTCTACACCAGCGATGACTGGCGCAGTTTCCTGGCGTCCCATGGCGTGGTGTGCAGCATGAGTCGGCGTGGCAACTGCCACGACAACGCACCCGTGGAGAGCTTCTTCGGACTGCTCAAACGCGAGCGGATCAGGCGGCGGACCTATTCCACCAAGGACGCCGCTCGCGCCGAGGTATTCGACTACATCGAGATGTTCTACAACCCCAACCGCCGCCACGGTTCAACTGGCGACCTGTCCCCTGTAGAGTTTGAACGGCGCTACGCGCAACGAGGGTCTTGA
- a CDS encoding 3-oxoacyl-ACP synthase III has protein sequence MLFQNVSIAGLAHIDAPHTLTSKEINERLQPTYDRLGIKTDVLGDVAGIHARRLWDQDVQASDAATLAARKALLDAGIGIEKIGLLINTSVSRDYLEPSTASIVSGNLGVGEHCVTFDVANACLAFINGMDIAARMLERGEIDYALVVDGETANLVYEKTLERMTSPDVTAEEFRNELAALTLGCGAAAMVMARTELVPDAPRYKGGVTRSATEWNKLCRGNLDRMVTDTRLLLIEGIKLAQKTFVAARQVLGWAVDELDQFVIHQVSRPHTAAFVKSFGIDPAKVMTIFGEHGNIGPASVPIVLSKLKELGRLKKGDRIALLGIGSGLNCSMAEVVW, from the coding sequence ATGCTCTTCCAGAACGTCTCCATCGCGGGACTGGCGCACATTGATGCGCCGCACACGCTGACTTCCAAGGAAATCAACGAGCGCCTGCAACCGACCTACGACCGCCTCGGGATCAAGACCGATGTATTGGGCGATGTTGCCGGTATCCATGCACGGCGCTTGTGGGACCAGGATGTCCAGGCATCGGACGCAGCCACCCTGGCCGCGCGCAAGGCATTGCTCGACGCCGGTATCGGCATCGAGAAGATCGGCCTGTTGATCAACACCTCGGTGAGTCGGGACTACCTGGAGCCGTCCACGGCCTCCATCGTGTCCGGCAACCTGGGCGTGGGCGAGCACTGCGTCACCTTCGACGTGGCTAACGCCTGCCTTGCCTTCATCAATGGCATGGACATCGCCGCGCGCATGCTGGAACGCGGCGAGATCGACTACGCGCTGGTCGTCGATGGAGAGACCGCCAACCTGGTCTACGAGAAGACTCTCGAGCGCATGACCTCGCCGGACGTCACCGCGGAAGAGTTCCGCAACGAACTGGCCGCGCTGACGCTGGGATGCGGTGCCGCCGCCATGGTGATGGCGCGCACCGAGCTGGTGCCCGACGCGCCGCGCTACAAGGGCGGCGTGACCCGCTCGGCCACCGAATGGAACAAGCTGTGCCGGGGCAACCTTGACCGCATGGTCACCGACACCCGCCTGTTGCTGATCGAGGGCATCAAACTAGCGCAGAAGACCTTCGTAGCGGCCCGCCAGGTGCTGGGCTGGGCGGTGGACGAGCTGGACCAGTTCGTCATCCACCAGGTCAGCCGCCCGCACACTGCCGCGTTCGTGAAATCGTTCGGCATCGATCCGGCCAAGGTCATGACCATCTTCGGCGAACACGGCAACATCGGCCCGGCGTCGGTACCGATCGTGTTGAGCAAGCTCAAGGAACTGGGCCGCCTGAAGAAAGGCGACCGGATTGCGCTGCTGGGCATTGGCTCGGGGCTGAATTGCTCGATGGCGGAAGTGGTCTGGTGA
- the poxB gene encoding ubiquinone-dependent pyruvate dehydrogenase: MARFLAETLQSAGVERIWGVTGDSLNGLTDALRQMQTIEWMHVRHEEVAAFAAGAEAAVTGHLAVCAGSCGPGNLHLINGLFDCHRNRQPVLAIAAHIPSSEIGLSYFQETHPQELFRECSHFVELVTNPAQLPEVLHRAMRTAILQRGVAVLVIPGDIALLEVDTQLSTVWPPLRAPRVLPAAEDVQQLAQLLRHSKAVTLLCGSGCAGAHDAVVALADTLGAPIVHALRGKEYMEWENPFDVGMTGLIGFSSGYHAMLNCDTLIMLGTDFPYRQFYPKEATILQVDRDPSALGRRTPLQLGIAADVGETIAALLPQLQRCEERSFLDKSLAHYRKAREGLDDLAVPADPGEPLHPQFVTRLISQIADQDAVFTCDVGTPTVWAARYLRMNGKRRLLGSFNHGSMANAMPQALGAQAAFPARQVISLSGDGGFAMLMGDFLSLAQLNLPVKVVVFNNASLGFVAMEMKAAGYLDTGTELRNPDFAAMSNAMGILGIRVDESSQLERALRQAFVHSGPALVDVRIATQELAAPPAIKLEQAKGMGLYLLKAVMTGRGDEVIELVKTNFR, from the coding sequence TTGGCGCGGTTTCTGGCCGAAACGCTGCAGAGCGCAGGTGTCGAACGGATCTGGGGTGTAACCGGCGACAGCCTCAACGGCTTGACCGATGCGTTGCGCCAGATGCAGACCATTGAATGGATGCACGTCCGCCACGAGGAAGTTGCTGCGTTCGCGGCCGGCGCCGAGGCTGCGGTGACCGGGCATCTGGCAGTGTGTGCGGGCAGCTGCGGGCCGGGCAATCTGCATTTGATCAATGGGCTGTTCGATTGCCATCGCAATCGCCAGCCGGTGCTGGCGATTGCCGCGCACATTCCATCGTCTGAGATCGGGCTGAGCTATTTTCAGGAGACCCATCCGCAGGAATTGTTCCGCGAGTGCAGTCACTTCGTGGAGTTGGTCACCAATCCGGCGCAACTGCCGGAAGTGCTGCATCGGGCGATGCGCACCGCGATCCTGCAGCGAGGCGTGGCGGTGCTCGTGATCCCCGGCGATATTGCGCTGCTGGAAGTGGACACGCAGCTGTCGACCGTCTGGCCGCCGCTGCGCGCACCGCGCGTTTTGCCTGCCGCCGAAGATGTGCAGCAACTGGCCCAGCTGCTGCGGCACAGCAAGGCGGTTACCTTGTTGTGCGGCAGTGGTTGCGCGGGCGCGCATGATGCGGTGGTGGCCTTGGCCGACACGTTGGGTGCACCGATCGTGCATGCGCTGCGCGGCAAGGAATATATGGAGTGGGAGAACCCGTTCGACGTCGGCATGACTGGTCTGATCGGTTTTAGTTCCGGCTATCACGCAATGCTCAATTGCGACACCTTGATCATGCTGGGTACGGACTTCCCGTATCGGCAGTTTTATCCGAAGGAAGCGACCATCCTGCAGGTGGATCGCGACCCCAGCGCGCTGGGGCGGCGCACGCCATTGCAGCTGGGCATCGCTGCCGATGTGGGCGAAACCATCGCCGCGTTGCTGCCGCAGCTGCAGCGTTGCGAGGAGCGCAGCTTCCTGGATAAATCGCTTGCGCATTACCGAAAGGCGCGCGAAGGACTTGACGATCTGGCGGTGCCGGCAGATCCGGGCGAGCCGTTGCATCCGCAGTTCGTCACACGGCTGATCAGCCAGATCGCCGATCAGGATGCGGTGTTCACCTGCGATGTCGGCACGCCGACGGTATGGGCTGCGCGCTACCTGCGCATGAACGGCAAGCGCCGTTTGCTGGGTTCGTTCAACCACGGCTCGATGGCCAATGCGATGCCACAGGCACTGGGCGCGCAGGCGGCGTTTCCGGCGCGGCAGGTGATCTCGCTGTCGGGCGACGGTGGTTTTGCGATGTTGATGGGCGACTTTCTCTCGCTGGCGCAGTTGAATCTGCCGGTAAAGGTAGTGGTGTTCAATAACGCGTCGCTGGGATTCGTAGCGATGGAGATGAAGGCCGCCGGTTATCTGGATACCGGTACCGAGTTGCGCAATCCGGACTTTGCGGCGATGAGCAATGCAATGGGCATCCTCGGCATCCGGGTGGATGAGTCCTCACAGCTGGAGCGAGCACTGCGCCAAGCATTCGTGCACTCCGGACCGGCGTTGGTGGATGTGCGTATCGCCACGCAGGAACTGGCAGCACCGCCGGCAATCAAACTTGAACAGGCCAAGGGCATGGGCTTGTACCTCCTCAAGGCGGTAATGACAGGGCGCGGCGATGAAGTGATCGAGTTGGTCAAGACCAACTTTCGCTGA
- a CDS encoding tRNA (cytidine(34)-2'-O)-methyltransferase, producing the protein MPAPVLHVILFQPEIPPNTGNVIRLCANTGARLHLIEPLGFDLSDKQLKRAGLDYHEYATLQVHADLPSALAAIAPKRVFALSTRSTVRYDTPQFADGDAFLFGPETRGLPAEVLESLPPQHRLRVPMRADNRSLNLSNTVAVMVFEAWRQWNFHGGQ; encoded by the coding sequence ATGCCAGCACCCGTCCTCCATGTCATCTTGTTTCAGCCCGAAATTCCGCCCAATACGGGCAATGTGATCCGCCTGTGCGCCAATACCGGCGCGCGCTTGCACCTGATCGAGCCGCTTGGCTTCGACCTCAGCGACAAACAGCTCAAGCGCGCCGGGCTGGACTATCACGAATACGCAACACTGCAGGTGCATGCCGACCTGCCCAGCGCACTGGCCGCGATCGCGCCCAAACGCGTGTTTGCATTGAGCACCCGTAGCACGGTGCGTTACGACACACCCCAGTTCGCCGATGGCGATGCGTTCTTGTTCGGCCCGGAAACGCGCGGCTTGCCGGCTGAGGTACTTGAGTCGCTCCCGCCGCAGCACCGGCTACGTGTGCCGATGCGCGCTGACAACCGCAGCCTCAATCTGTCCAACACTGTGGCGGTGATGGTGTTCGAAGCATGGCGGCAGTGGAATTTCCACGGCGGCCAGTAA
- a CDS encoding class II 3-deoxy-7-phosphoheptulonate synthase, with protein sequence MNLSAPSRVSDSTASSWAPDSWRGKPALQLPVYPDQATMQAAMDELGQLPPLVTSWEIFALKRQLAEAQEGKRFLLQGGDCAENFSDCESGTISNRLKVLLQMSLVLVHGLHLPVVRVGRFAGQYAKPRSADNETRDGVTLPSYRGDVINAPAFTQAARVPDPRRMITAHSRSAMTMNFVRALIDGGFADLHHPEYWNLDWVGYSPLAADYQKMVSSIGDAVRFMETLSGAQVYNLNRIDFYTSHEALLLPYEEGLTRQVPRQWGWFNLSTHYPWIGMRTAALDGAHVEYLRGVRNPIAIKVGPSVQPDQLLRLIDVLNPENEPGRLSFIHRMGAAQIAEKLPRLLDAVKRDGRRVLWVCDAMHGNTESTGNGYKTRRFDNIRSEVELSFDLHAAAGTRLGGVHLELTGEDVTECTGGARELTERDLERAYRSSVDPRLNYEQSLEIAMAIVRKQQQVPSQPLGA encoded by the coding sequence ATGAATCTTTCCGCCCCATCTCGCGTTTCCGACTCCACTGCCTCGTCGTGGGCGCCGGACAGCTGGCGCGGCAAACCCGCGCTGCAGCTGCCGGTTTACCCGGACCAGGCTACGATGCAGGCCGCGATGGACGAGTTGGGGCAGCTGCCGCCGCTGGTGACCTCGTGGGAAATCTTCGCGCTCAAGCGCCAACTGGCGGAGGCGCAAGAGGGTAAGCGCTTCCTGTTGCAGGGCGGCGATTGCGCCGAGAATTTCAGCGATTGCGAATCGGGCACGATCTCCAATCGCTTGAAGGTGTTGCTGCAAATGAGTCTGGTGCTGGTGCATGGCTTGCACTTGCCGGTGGTACGCGTGGGTCGCTTCGCTGGCCAGTATGCCAAGCCGCGGTCGGCCGATAACGAAACCCGCGATGGGGTGACCTTGCCGAGTTACCGCGGCGATGTGATCAATGCGCCGGCGTTCACCCAAGCCGCACGCGTGCCCGACCCGCGCCGCATGATCACCGCGCATTCGCGCTCGGCCATGACGATGAACTTCGTGCGCGCGTTGATCGACGGCGGCTTCGCCGACCTGCATCACCCCGAATACTGGAATTTAGATTGGGTGGGCTATTCGCCGCTGGCGGCGGACTACCAGAAGATGGTGTCCTCGATCGGCGATGCGGTGCGCTTCATGGAAACCTTGTCCGGAGCGCAGGTGTACAACCTCAATCGCATCGACTTCTACACCTCGCATGAAGCGCTGTTGCTGCCGTACGAGGAAGGCCTGACCCGTCAGGTACCTCGTCAGTGGGGCTGGTTCAATCTCAGCACGCATTACCCGTGGATTGGCATGCGCACTGCCGCGCTGGATGGTGCGCATGTGGAATATCTGCGCGGCGTGCGTAACCCGATCGCGATCAAGGTGGGGCCGTCGGTGCAGCCGGATCAGTTGCTGCGTCTGATCGATGTGCTTAATCCGGAAAACGAACCTGGGCGCTTGAGCTTCATCCATCGCATGGGCGCGGCGCAGATCGCCGAGAAACTGCCGCGGTTGCTGGATGCGGTCAAGCGCGACGGGCGCCGGGTGCTGTGGGTTTGCGACGCGATGCACGGCAATACCGAAAGCACCGGAAATGGCTATAAAACCCGGCGTTTCGATAATATCCGCAGCGAAGTCGAGCTGTCGTTCGATCTGCATGCAGCGGCCGGCACGCGGCTGGGCGGTGTGCACCTGGAACTGACCGGCGAAGACGTCACCGAGTGTACCGGTGGTGCGCGCGAATTGACCGAGCGCGATCTGGAGCGCGCGTATCGTTCCAGCGTGGATCCGCGCCTGAACTATGAGCAGTCGCTGGAGATCGCGATGGCGATCGTGCGCAAGCAACAACAGGTGCCCTCGCAGCCGCTGGGTGCGTGA
- a CDS encoding TrmH family RNA methyltransferase → MTQHDGRGGRPPCDGGGNPWGRAAPRAPAQQAPAQHAPSASARVGGNACEVRLYGINAVQAVFKARPEALRKIYLSEARIPQCKALLAWCVAQRIGYRVVEDADLSKLAASTHHEGVVAEVLRVSPQPLHDWLAALPQGPALALWLDGVGNPHNFGAILRSSAHFGVAGLLLPAGSTLGLSGAAARVAEGGAEAVPLVQLPETALAVAQLRQAGFAVAATLVDGGQDVFAAALPQRLVYVMGAESEGMDRQFARDCDLQLSIRGSGKVESLNVASATAVFQAAWCARALTGNR, encoded by the coding sequence ATGACACAGCATGACGGACGAGGCGGGCGACCGCCGTGTGATGGCGGCGGTAACCCCTGGGGCCGCGCCGCGCCGCGCGCACCTGCGCAGCAGGCACCAGCGCAGCACGCGCCATCCGCATCGGCACGGGTAGGCGGCAACGCATGCGAAGTGCGGCTGTACGGCATCAATGCGGTGCAAGCCGTGTTCAAGGCGCGTCCGGAAGCCCTGCGCAAAATTTATCTGAGCGAGGCGCGCATCCCGCAGTGCAAGGCGCTGCTGGCTTGGTGCGTCGCGCAACGTATCGGCTACCGCGTGGTGGAAGATGCTGATCTGAGCAAGCTTGCCGCCAGTACGCACCACGAGGGTGTGGTGGCCGAGGTGCTGCGCGTGTCACCGCAACCGTTGCACGATTGGCTGGCAGCATTGCCGCAGGGCCCGGCGCTGGCGCTGTGGCTGGATGGCGTGGGCAATCCGCATAACTTCGGCGCGATCCTGCGTTCGTCCGCGCATTTCGGCGTGGCCGGTTTGTTGTTGCCTGCCGGCTCCACGCTGGGGTTGTCCGGCGCAGCGGCACGTGTGGCAGAAGGTGGTGCCGAAGCGGTGCCGCTGGTGCAGCTCCCCGAGACTGCGCTGGCGGTGGCGCAGTTGCGTCAGGCCGGCTTCGCGGTGGCTGCGACGCTGGTCGACGGCGGTCAGGATGTGTTCGCCGCAGCGTTGCCGCAGCGGCTGGTGTATGTGATGGGCGCAGAGAGCGAAGGCATGGACCGCCAGTTCGCACGCGATTGCGACCTGCAGTTGTCGATCCGCGGCAGTGGCAAGGTCGAAAGCCTCAACGTGGCCTCGGCTACCGCAGTCTTCCAGGCCGCCTGGTGCGCCCGCGCGCTTACCGGAAACCGGTGA